From a region of the Coprococcus comes ATCC 27758 genome:
- a CDS encoding ABC transporter ATP-binding protein, translated as MIVKTENLSREFVRGKNQFYAVDHVNLEVEEKELVAIMGQSGSGKSTLFHMLTGILKPTEGKITVLDHEIEKMNDRQLSVLRGGDLGYIMQGQNLLQNLTVMENILLPLSLGKNRKPDKERITYLTELLGIQNMLSEYPANLSGGEQRRVSIARTFAQNPKLVVADEPTSSLDMENSEIIMKYFQKMAKEGTTILVSTHDREFVNYANRCLWMKKGKLEKRELE; from the coding sequence ATGATTGTAAAGACAGAAAATCTGAGTCGGGAATTTGTACGTGGAAAGAATCAGTTTTACGCAGTAGACCACGTGAACCTGGAAGTGGAAGAAAAAGAACTGGTTGCGATCATGGGGCAGTCTGGAAGCGGAAAATCCACCCTCTTCCATATGCTGACCGGGATCCTGAAACCGACAGAAGGAAAGATCACAGTGCTGGATCATGAGATTGAAAAAATGAATGACAGACAGTTATCGGTTCTGCGGGGAGGCGATCTTGGTTATATCATGCAGGGACAGAATCTTCTCCAGAATCTGACGGTCATGGAAAATATCCTGCTGCCGCTTTCGCTGGGGAAAAACCGGAAGCCGGATAAAGAAAGGATCACGTATCTGACGGAGCTTCTTGGGATTCAGAATATGCTTTCCGAATATCCGGCAAATCTGTCCGGCGGAGAGCAAAGGCGTGTGTCGATTGCAAGAACGTTTGCGCAGAATCCGAAACTGGTGGTTGCAGACGAACCCACCAGCAGTCTGGATATGGAAAATTCAGAGATCATTATGAAATATTTTCAGAAGATGGCAAAGGAGGGGACAACGATTCTGGTCAGTACCCATGACAGGGAGTTTGTAAATTATGCCAACCGGTGTCTGTGGATGAAAAAAGGAAAATTAGAAAAAAGAGAATTGGAGTAA
- a CDS encoding DUF401 family protein, with protein sequence MQTEFIKLAVIFVVIMVMVLAKLKLRDAMIAAILLTVILFGIPLGDAAKLMVQSVYEKDTLLVVGSFILVTFLQRIMENRKLLERAEVALQRLSGDRRMVCVIAPVIIGFLPSAGAVNICGAIVDKATGKDLDVEEKTFVTSYYRHISESFSPTYNAILLALSITAVSTGQFVLFMAPMVVVLLVLGYVFYLRKLSKGYEVGEDETIDKKEEFKQLLYCFWPLVLCIVLVIALNLSVIKVLPFIIVLSIIVYRLSLKEVLDFAKTSVEWRIIFNTIILMMFKNILTYTGAIGKLPDLFAGSAIPQFAAFGIIMFLGTIISGANSMIVLLIPLAFASIPHAGAGLLVYLMALSYAAMQISPTHICLAIITEYFQVSWGQLMKKTIPVIVVFVVILTGYYVLLSGFGI encoded by the coding sequence ATGCAGACCGAATTTATAAAGCTGGCAGTGATTTTTGTTGTCATTATGGTGATGGTTCTGGCAAAATTAAAGCTACGTGATGCGATGATCGCTGCCATTTTGCTGACTGTGATCCTGTTTGGAATTCCGCTTGGGGATGCAGCAAAACTGATGGTACAGTCGGTTTATGAAAAGGATACGCTGCTGGTGGTCGGAAGCTTTATTCTTGTAACCTTTTTGCAGCGGATCATGGAGAACCGGAAACTTCTGGAAAGAGCGGAGGTGGCACTGCAGAGACTTAGCGGAGACAGGCGTATGGTGTGTGTAATTGCGCCGGTGATCATTGGGTTCCTTCCGTCTGCAGGAGCTGTCAATATCTGTGGGGCGATCGTAGATAAGGCGACAGGAAAAGATCTGGATGTGGAAGAAAAGACGTTTGTGACCAGTTACTACCGCCATATTTCAGAAAGCTTTTCGCCGACTTATAATGCAATTCTGTTGGCGCTTTCCATTACAGCGGTATCAACCGGGCAATTTGTACTTTTTATGGCGCCGATGGTTGTGGTGCTTCTGGTACTGGGATATGTATTTTATTTGAGGAAGCTGTCGAAAGGATATGAAGTAGGTGAGGATGAAACGATTGACAAAAAAGAAGAATTCAAACAGCTTCTGTACTGTTTTTGGCCACTGGTGCTTTGTATTGTGCTTGTGATCGCACTGAATCTTTCTGTGATCAAGGTACTGCCGTTTATTATTGTGCTTTCGATTATTGTATATCGGTTAAGTCTGAAGGAAGTGCTGGATTTTGCAAAGACATCGGTAGAGTGGAGAATCATCTTCAATACGATCATTCTGATGATGTTCAAGAACATTCTTACCTATACAGGGGCAATCGGAAAACTTCCGGATTTGTTTGCCGGATCTGCAATTCCACAGTTTGCGGCATTTGGAATCATTATGTTTCTTGGAACGATCATCAGTGGAGCCAATTCTATGATTGTGCTATTGATTCCGCTGGCATTTGCAAGCATACCGCATGCAGGAGCCGGACTTCTGGTGTACCTGATGGCACTTTCTTATGCGGCAATGCAGATTTCGCCGACACACATCTGCCTTGCGATCATTACGGAATATTTCCAGGTGTCCTGGGGACAGTTGATGAAGAAGACAATCCCGGTTATTGTGGTGTTTGTAGTGATCCTGACAGGGTATTATGTATTGCTGAGTGGATTTGGAATATAG
- a CDS encoding YhgE/Pip domain-containing protein gives MRNIWTIFTRDIRKIRTNVIALIVVLGVTVVPCLYAWFNIAASWDPYGNTGNLKVAVASVDEGYTGNLIPLQLNLGDQVLSALRENTQLNWVFTTKSKAMKGVKSGEYYAAIVIPEDFSTNLMSVFSSDIKKPEITYYSNAKENAIAPKVTDKGATAVQTQVNEVFIETISDTVLTALQTVANTADSRDSDELAGTLITNLNKIGSDLSASSTTLHSFSQMTDSAQQLLDTTAEFLKATKEQASANADTLSGTQQSFSGIQETLDGATDGINTALTSTKSFYEQMSQTIDQAFQSQSQDASSVASTLDLLGSRVNAIVQSYQGIRDSIAQIADAHPELSDLTAPILAKLDDSIAVQEELRDKLTNAASSLRDTAGNVTTSKKELDDLISSSISGIAAVKSDYETNVSASLKQLSGSLGSTKKDLSELLSQLGESADGIYTLASSAGSDLSQIQKALETSSELLKTAASKITDTTSRLGQMEATGDFSELEDLISGDKDSISSFLAAPVELKTNKVYPIENYGSSMAPFYSTLSIWIGGIVLVAMLKVTVSENGTTGLKHLKLHQIYLGRYLIFLILGLLQSTLICLGDLFYLGIQCEHPFLFLLAGWVSSIVYVNIIYTLTVSFGDIGKAVSVVLLVMQVAGTGGTFPIEVAPGFFKAVYPLLPFTHSMAALREAVGGLYGMDYWIDLGKLCIFLVVSLIVGLVLRKPIIKVNEAFSEKLEETKIM, from the coding sequence ATGAGAAATATATGGACCATCTTCACAAGAGATATCCGGAAAATAAGAACAAATGTCATTGCGCTGATCGTCGTTCTCGGCGTCACAGTGGTTCCCTGCCTTTATGCATGGTTCAACATTGCGGCAAGCTGGGATCCCTATGGGAATACGGGGAATCTGAAGGTTGCCGTAGCAAGCGTAGATGAAGGCTATACCGGAAACCTGATCCCGCTCCAGCTGAATCTTGGCGATCAGGTATTGTCTGCTCTTCGGGAGAATACACAGCTCAACTGGGTATTTACGACCAAAAGCAAAGCAATGAAGGGTGTAAAATCCGGAGAATATTACGCAGCAATTGTAATCCCGGAAGATTTCAGTACGAACCTGATGAGTGTATTTTCCAGTGATATTAAAAAACCGGAGATTACCTATTACTCCAATGCAAAAGAAAATGCCATTGCGCCGAAGGTAACAGACAAAGGAGCAACCGCAGTCCAGACACAGGTCAACGAAGTGTTTATCGAAACCATTTCCGATACGGTGCTGACCGCGCTTCAGACTGTTGCAAATACCGCAGACTCCAGGGATTCGGATGAGCTTGCAGGTACACTGATCACAAACCTGAATAAAATCGGTTCTGATCTGTCTGCTTCTTCGACGACACTGCATTCCTTCTCACAGATGACCGATTCTGCGCAGCAGCTTCTGGACACAACTGCCGAATTCTTAAAAGCAACGAAAGAACAGGCTTCTGCAAATGCAGATACGCTTTCCGGTACACAGCAGTCCTTCTCCGGGATTCAGGAAACTCTGGACGGAGCTACAGACGGAATCAATACTGCGCTGACCTCTACCAAAAGCTTTTACGAGCAGATGTCGCAGACCATCGATCAGGCATTCCAGTCGCAGTCACAGGATGCTTCTTCTGTTGCCAGCACTCTTGATCTTCTTGGAAGCCGCGTCAATGCGATCGTACAGTCTTACCAGGGAATCCGTGACAGCATTGCACAGATTGCAGATGCACACCCGGAGCTGTCTGATCTTACCGCACCGATTCTTGCTAAATTAGACGATTCCATTGCGGTTCAGGAAGAACTTCGTGATAAACTCACGAACGCAGCTTCCTCTCTGCGGGATACAGCAGGCAATGTAACAACCTCTAAAAAAGAGCTGGATGATCTGATCAGCTCCAGTATTTCCGGAATTGCAGCTGTCAAATCCGACTATGAAACCAATGTATCTGCTTCTTTAAAACAGCTGTCCGGCTCTCTTGGTTCCACGAAAAAAGATTTATCCGAACTGCTCTCCCAGCTTGGCGAAAGTGCAGATGGAATCTATACGCTTGCTTCTTCCGCAGGTTCTGATCTGTCGCAGATCCAGAAGGCTCTGGAAACCTCTTCTGAGCTTTTGAAAACGGCTGCCTCAAAGATCACAGATACCACCTCCAGACTTGGTCAGATGGAAGCAACCGGCGATTTTTCCGAACTGGAAGATCTGATTTCCGGTGATAAGGACAGTATCAGTTCCTTCCTCGCCGCCCCGGTAGAGCTGAAGACCAACAAAGTGTACCCGATTGAAAATTACGGTTCTTCCATGGCACCATTCTACTCCACACTTTCCATCTGGATCGGCGGAATTGTCCTGGTTGCCATGCTCAAGGTCACTGTATCCGAAAACGGCACCACCGGACTTAAGCATCTGAAGCTCCATCAGATTTACCTTGGAAGATACCTTATCTTCCTGATCCTCGGACTTTTGCAGAGTACTCTGATCTGCCTCGGTGATCTGTTCTACCTTGGCATCCAGTGCGAGCACCCGTTCCTCTTTCTCCTTGCCGGATGGGTATCCAGCATCGTATATGTCAACATCATTTACACGCTGACTGTCTCCTTCGGAGATATCGGAAAAGCGGTCAGTGTCGTACTTCTGGTTATGCAGGTAGCCGGAACCGGCGGAACTTTCCCGATCGAGGTTGCCCCGGGATTCTTCAAAGCGGTATATCCGCTACTGCCGTTTACCCACAGTATGGCAGCCCTGCGTGAAGCTGTCGGTGGGCTTTACGGTATGGATTACTGGATCGATCTTGGAAAGCTTTGTATCTTCCTTGTGGTGTCCCTGATCGTGGGACTGGTGCTTAGAAAGCCGATCATTAAGGTGAACGAGGCGTTCTCTGAGAAGCTGGAAGAGACGAAGATTATGTAA
- a CDS encoding YhgE/Pip domain-containing protein: MKKVLQIFQRDLKRLLRSPAAALVMVGVCILPSLYAWFNIAANMDPYGNTKNVKVAIANCDTGGHTDSMDLNAGDTIVQNLKKNHQLGWTFVDEKKAKSGVRSGKYYAAIVIPEDFSESLLSILSGDLKQPQLDYYINEKKNAIAPKITATGASTIQQQINDTFSSVAADSIAKIVQKSAGTLTGKLDGTNSTLMQALTDTRKNLADYQNALKDFQATVKDSGSLIDDTLKTLDSVNAVASSGSAALADSSDLLATSRTAIGTFSTEFSTSLSDGETLLNNVYTSAALKLGTFETKATQVNTAIGDSISSASSLNKKNAEILEKLAALQQQIGSDSSLSGIVSEKIAELQAQNDSLQELIDSLGNSNSSIGNALTTASNTRSSLETLTAQNRQSLQNYRSSLNQSLLPQLNQSLDGLATLSGSLSSTLTGVNPTITQLKVILTQLKSSLNESADALGQTGGTLESVDTALENIAADLKALQSSETYQHLISLEGIDSDSISDFMSSPVSINSKVLYDVENYGSGMTPFYTNLALWVGGLILVSILKQEVDKDETISRFTPTTAYFGRWMLFVVVGLIQGFIVCIGDLLLLKVQCVHPVAFVCAGMLCSFVYVNLIYAMALTFKHIGKALAVVLVILQIPGSSGTYPIEMTPVFFQRLHPLLPFSYGIGAMRECIAGFYKNNYAKDLLTLLLFLLLAFFIGLVLRPLLMNLNHLFDKRLAETDLMLGETATGELSRPQLTLMMKTMMQDEDGRADFIQRANRFEKRYPKLIRTGFILILVIPLIFLLLMFGLESKIVYLTLWIISLIVLAVYLICVEYIHDKTSRQLSYIHLSEEEFLKKVKEGKDE, translated from the coding sequence ATGAAGAAAGTGCTTCAAATATTTCAGAGAGATTTAAAGAGACTCTTACGTAGCCCTGCTGCTGCTCTCGTCATGGTGGGAGTCTGCATTCTCCCTTCTCTCTATGCATGGTTCAACATTGCCGCCAACATGGATCCCTACGGCAATACAAAAAATGTAAAAGTGGCGATTGCCAACTGTGACACCGGTGGTCATACAGACTCCATGGATCTGAATGCCGGAGACACCATCGTACAGAATCTGAAAAAAAATCACCAGCTTGGCTGGACCTTTGTTGATGAAAAGAAAGCCAAAAGCGGTGTCCGTTCCGGCAAATACTACGCTGCCATTGTAATCCCGGAGGATTTCAGCGAGTCTCTCCTCAGCATCCTTTCCGGGGATTTAAAACAGCCGCAGCTCGACTATTATATTAATGAAAAGAAAAACGCGATTGCTCCGAAGATCACCGCCACCGGCGCAAGCACGATCCAGCAGCAGATCAATGACACCTTTTCGTCCGTTGCCGCTGACTCCATTGCGAAGATCGTGCAGAAATCGGCCGGTACACTGACCGGCAAGCTTGACGGAACAAATTCTACGCTGATGCAGGCGCTTACCGATACCCGTAAGAATCTTGCTGACTATCAGAACGCCCTGAAGGATTTCCAGGCTACGGTAAAAGATTCCGGTTCTTTGATCGATGACACTCTGAAAACACTGGACTCTGTAAATGCTGTTGCCTCTTCCGGTTCTGCTGCCCTTGCAGATTCATCAGATCTGCTTGCCACCAGCCGGACAGCAATCGGAACCTTTTCCACAGAATTTTCTACCAGCCTGTCAGATGGCGAAACACTTTTAAATAATGTCTATACTTCCGCAGCCTTAAAGCTCGGAACTTTTGAGACAAAAGCCACACAGGTCAACACTGCGATCGGAGACAGTATTTCTTCTGCCAGCTCTTTAAATAAGAAAAATGCAGAAATTCTGGAAAAGCTTGCCGCCCTTCAGCAGCAGATTGGAAGTGATTCTTCCCTGTCCGGTATCGTCAGCGAAAAAATTGCAGAACTCCAGGCACAGAATGATTCTCTTCAGGAACTCATTGATTCTCTTGGGAACAGCAATTCCAGCATAGGAAATGCACTGACTACAGCAAGCAATACCAGAAGTTCTCTTGAGACACTCACTGCCCAGAACCGACAGTCTCTGCAGAATTACAGAAGCAGTCTGAACCAGTCGCTTCTGCCACAGTTGAACCAGTCACTTGACGGGCTTGCCACATTGAGCGGAAGCCTTTCTTCTACTTTAACCGGGGTAAATCCGACGATCACACAGTTAAAGGTGATCCTTACCCAGTTAAAGAGCAGTTTAAACGAAAGTGCAGACGCACTTGGTCAGACCGGAGGAACTCTTGAAAGCGTAGATACTGCTCTGGAAAATATTGCCGCTGACCTAAAAGCTCTGCAGAGTTCCGAAACCTACCAGCATCTGATCTCACTGGAAGGCATCGACTCAGATTCCATTTCTGATTTTATGTCCTCACCGGTTTCGATCAATTCAAAGGTACTTTATGATGTGGAAAATTACGGTTCCGGAATGACTCCGTTCTACACTAATCTGGCACTCTGGGTTGGCGGACTGATCCTGGTATCCATCCTGAAACAGGAAGTAGACAAAGACGAAACCATTTCCCGTTTTACTCCGACAACTGCTTATTTCGGACGTTGGATGCTCTTTGTCGTGGTCGGACTGATCCAGGGATTTATTGTGTGCATAGGAGATCTGCTGCTTCTGAAAGTACAGTGTGTCCACCCGGTTGCATTTGTGTGCGCTGGTATGCTCTGCTCCTTTGTGTATGTCAATCTGATCTATGCAATGGCGCTGACCTTCAAGCACATTGGAAAAGCGCTTGCCGTTGTCCTGGTCATCCTGCAGATCCCTGGTTCTTCCGGAACCTATCCGATCGAGATGACACCGGTCTTTTTCCAGAGACTGCATCCGCTTCTGCCGTTCTCTTACGGAATTGGCGCTATGCGTGAGTGTATTGCCGGATTTTACAAAAATAACTACGCAAAGGATCTGCTGACCCTGCTGCTTTTCCTTCTCCTTGCATTCTTCATCGGACTGGTACTGAGACCACTTCTGATGAATCTGAACCATCTGTTCGACAAACGTCTTGCCGAGACAGACCTGATGCTGGGAGAGACTGCAACCGGTGAGCTCTCCCGCCCACAGCTTACACTGATGATGAAAACCATGATGCAGGACGAAGACGGACGGGCTGATTTTATCCAACGTGCCAACCGGTTCGAAAAACGGTATCCAAAGCTGATCCGTACCGGTTTTATCCTGATTCTTGTAATTCCGCTGATCTTTCTTCTTCTGATGTTCGGCCTGGAATCCAAGATCGTATACCTGACACTGTGGATCATTTCCCTGATCGTACTCGCCGTCTATCTGATCTGTGTAGAATATATTCACGACAAGACCTCCAGACAGCTTTCCTATATCCATCTGTCTGAAGAAGAATTTCTTAAAAAAGTAAAGGAGGGAAAAGACGAATGA
- a CDS encoding PucR family transcriptional regulator, producing MSIKVKEVLELAQSKGCTLAAGEGGMDRIVRFVDCMEIPDMKAWMRPNVLYITTGYAYSDTKEEIMNLIRNLYEAKAAALATKYRYIGCFLDDAIKLANELQFPIILWPEDLPFIEMNYLVMEALIKSQNNLMDTIYSRIEKYNRREMDKRLFIDLLTGNITCNEEGNYRIEEQKWPSPPYQIVYIEIDGIKQKLHELQEEIVHEKIEKIENMIKESFGEEKVIVLSNNDNFQCILKRTKEKTITKEYFEKIQKNISEKTGYTAAIGVSRVENSYQRFGKAYQDARDAVEIAVCQEFNSKVLCIEDAGFWRIMKEISKHEMCQEFMEDKLNAFIEYDQENESELLETLEVLVNNLGARNVTANALHLHRNTLIYRIKKIENQTGYDLSDPNSILEIALALRIKKFLK from the coding sequence GTGTCAATAAAAGTAAAAGAGGTATTAGAGCTGGCACAGTCGAAAGGATGTACATTAGCAGCCGGAGAAGGTGGAATGGATAGGATTGTTCGCTTTGTGGATTGTATGGAAATACCAGATATGAAAGCATGGATGCGCCCAAATGTTTTGTATATTACAACTGGATATGCATATAGTGACACAAAAGAAGAAATAATGAATCTGATAAGAAATTTGTATGAAGCAAAGGCAGCTGCGCTCGCGACAAAATATAGATATATTGGTTGTTTTTTGGATGATGCGATCAAACTGGCTAATGAATTACAGTTCCCAATCATTTTGTGGCCGGAAGATTTGCCTTTCATAGAAATGAATTATCTTGTGATGGAGGCATTGATAAAATCACAGAACAATTTGATGGATACCATTTATTCTCGAATTGAAAAATATAACCGTCGGGAAATGGATAAAAGATTGTTTATTGATCTTTTGACAGGAAATATCACATGTAATGAAGAAGGAAACTATCGGATCGAAGAACAAAAATGGCCATCACCTCCGTACCAGATCGTTTATATTGAAATTGATGGAATTAAACAAAAATTACATGAACTACAGGAAGAGATTGTTCATGAAAAAATTGAGAAAATCGAAAATATGATAAAAGAATCTTTTGGCGAGGAAAAAGTAATTGTTTTGTCGAATAATGATAATTTTCAATGCATATTAAAACGGACAAAAGAGAAAACTATAACGAAAGAGTATTTCGAGAAGATTCAGAAAAATATTTCGGAAAAGACAGGATATACTGCAGCGATAGGTGTTTCGAGAGTAGAAAATTCCTACCAACGTTTCGGAAAGGCTTATCAGGATGCAAGGGATGCAGTAGAAATTGCAGTGTGCCAGGAATTCAATTCAAAAGTACTTTGTATAGAAGATGCAGGCTTTTGGAGAATCATGAAAGAAATCAGTAAGCATGAGATGTGTCAGGAGTTTATGGAGGACAAGTTGAATGCATTTATTGAATATGATCAAGAAAATGAAAGTGAACTTTTAGAAACGCTGGAAGTTCTCGTGAATAATTTAGGGGCAAGAAATGTAACAGCAAATGCACTTCATTTGCATCGAAATACTTTGATATACAGAATTAAAAAAATTGAAAACCAGACAGGATATGATTTGTCAGATCCGAATAGTATTCTTGAGATAGCGCTTGCGCTTCGAATAAAGAAATTTTTGAAATAA
- a CDS encoding DUF1177 domain-containing protein: MLFKQLIEAFDIIDSKNVNGNSVASYLKSIKQDADIQVYPLVGPKGSTDMLKIRIPGLHGKTSGGDAPTIGLLGRLGGLGARPERIGYVSDGDGALVAIALAAKLLDMQNKGDFLEGDVFISTHICPDAPTAPHVPVPFMGSPVEMAQVNAEELTPELDAVLSVDTTKGNRVINHNGFAISPTVKEGYILRTSEDLLDLMQITTGKLPKVFPLTQQDITPYGNDLHHLNSILQPATATNAPVVGIAITTETTVPGCATGASHMTDLDEAARFMLEVAKSFGRRSLKLYDEEEFEKLQSLYGSMNHFQKLNPFS, translated from the coding sequence ATGTTATTCAAACAATTAATAGAAGCTTTCGACATTATAGACAGTAAGAACGTAAACGGCAACTCTGTCGCATCTTATTTAAAATCCATAAAACAAGATGCGGATATTCAGGTTTATCCTTTAGTTGGACCAAAAGGTTCTACAGATATGTTAAAAATTCGCATCCCGGGTCTTCACGGAAAGACTTCCGGAGGCGATGCTCCGACAATTGGACTTCTTGGGAGATTAGGCGGACTTGGTGCTCGTCCTGAGCGAATCGGGTATGTATCTGACGGTGATGGTGCCCTCGTTGCAATTGCTCTTGCTGCCAAATTATTAGATATGCAGAATAAAGGGGATTTTTTGGAAGGTGACGTATTCATTTCTACACATATTTGTCCGGATGCACCGACCGCGCCACATGTTCCGGTTCCATTTATGGGATCACCTGTAGAAATGGCACAGGTAAATGCCGAAGAGCTCACACCGGAACTTGACGCAGTTCTCTCTGTAGATACTACTAAAGGAAATCGCGTGATCAATCACAATGGATTTGCAATCTCACCTACAGTAAAAGAAGGCTACATCCTTCGTACTTCCGAAGATCTTCTTGATTTAATGCAGATTACTACGGGAAAACTTCCAAAAGTATTTCCATTAACACAGCAGGATATCACTCCTTATGGCAATGATCTTCATCATCTAAACAGTATTCTGCAACCGGCAACTGCTACTAATGCACCTGTAGTCGGGATTGCCATCACAACAGAAACAACTGTTCCCGGTTGTGCAACCGGAGCCAGTCATATGACGGATCTTGATGAAGCTGCACGCTTTATGTTAGAAGTTGCCAAATCCTTTGGCCGTCGTTCTCTTAAATTATACGACGAAGAAGAATTCGAAAAATTACAAAGTTTATACGGTTCAATGAATCATTTTCAAAAACTGAATCCTTTCTCGTAA
- a CDS encoding DUF3100 domain-containing protein produces the protein MKERTGTVNCMIATIIICIIAELIGPLQFKVMGIDVKILTMIWVIIMGILLSPTLLGKVIPPLKKFISNAEIKRAPFLLSLTLYPLGIMFGINAGPKVGIVLQAGPALLFQEAGNMMTMLIALPLGLLLGLGRSAVGGTFSLCRDTALGIIGDKYGLESREGMGTLGTYISGSVFGTLFYSFLAPIGLAIGFHPYALAMASGMGSASMMNAATAALTNAAAPMYAEQILAYSATSGLLTAVTGVYVEMFLALPLANWYYNRVNPGIEKLRAKLFKKASEEA, from the coding sequence GTGAAAGAAAGAACAGGGACTGTAAATTGCATGATCGCAACTATTATTATTTGCATTATTGCGGAGCTGATTGGTCCACTTCAATTTAAGGTGATGGGGATTGACGTGAAGATATTGACGATGATTTGGGTTATCATCATGGGAATTCTTTTATCTCCAACATTATTAGGAAAAGTGATTCCCCCACTGAAGAAATTTATTAGTAACGCAGAAATTAAACGGGCACCGTTTTTGTTGTCTCTTACATTATATCCGCTTGGAATTATGTTTGGTATCAATGCAGGTCCAAAGGTTGGAATTGTTTTACAGGCAGGTCCTGCTTTACTGTTTCAGGAAGCGGGAAATATGATGACGATGCTGATTGCATTACCACTTGGCTTACTCCTTGGATTAGGAAGAAGTGCTGTGGGTGGAACGTTTTCTCTTTGCAGAGATACGGCACTTGGTATTATCGGAGATAAATATGGTCTGGAATCCAGAGAAGGAATGGGAACACTTGGAACTTATATTAGCGGAAGTGTATTTGGTACTCTCTTCTATTCTTTCCTGGCACCGATCGGGTTAGCAATCGGATTTCATCCTTATGCACTTGCGATGGCATCAGGTATGGGAAGTGCATCTATGATGAATGCGGCTACTGCAGCGTTGACAAATGCAGCGGCACCTATGTATGCAGAACAAATTCTTGCATATTCTGCAACCAGTGGACTTTTAACTGCAGTAACAGGTGTGTATGTGGAAATGTTTTTGGCATTGCCATTAGCGAACTGGTATTATAATCGTGTTAATCCAGGTATTGAAAAATTAAGGGCTAAATTATTTAAAAAAGCATCTGAGGAGGCATAA
- a CDS encoding M20 family metallopeptidase, protein MDNLELMKQEISNLAKEKKEEFEKVSDYIFANPELAFKEYKSQEALCKLLESHGFVVKRGIAEMPTSFEAVFDSGKPGKTVALMGEYDCLPEIGHGCGHNLIGTSAAGAGIVLKEVMEKHEIGGVLKVLGTPAEEKGSGKAIMVRHGVFEGIDAALLMHPCDESMPDDISFAAITLEFTFKGKPAHAAACPWKGANALSGVQLMFHAVDMMRLHFKDYSRVHGIITEGGVAHNTITDEAKAVFNIRSLEYDYMMEMVDAIRDCAKGAAIATRTEVEERQVDEVVKDVRNDKKLVQYVRKNMDFIGEEYIERDLTQGIGSTDVGNVTHEIPAIQFYVKLKEHVGTHTKEFAVAAGGEEGKRNLHASVQLLAMSALDVLSE, encoded by the coding sequence ATGGATAATTTAGAATTAATGAAACAGGAAATCAGTAATCTTGCAAAAGAGAAAAAGGAAGAATTTGAAAAAGTAAGTGATTATATTTTTGCAAACCCTGAACTGGCATTTAAAGAATATAAATCACAGGAAGCACTTTGCAAACTGTTGGAAAGCCATGGCTTTGTTGTTAAACGAGGAATTGCAGAAATGCCGACGTCTTTTGAAGCAGTTTTTGATTCTGGAAAACCAGGGAAAACAGTAGCACTTATGGGAGAATATGATTGTCTTCCAGAAATCGGACATGGTTGTGGACATAATCTGATCGGAACATCAGCAGCCGGTGCAGGAATTGTATTAAAGGAAGTTATGGAAAAGCATGAGATAGGTGGCGTGTTAAAAGTATTAGGTACTCCGGCCGAAGAAAAGGGCAGTGGCAAAGCGATTATGGTTCGCCATGGAGTATTTGAAGGAATTGATGCTGCACTTCTGATGCATCCGTGTGATGAATCTATGCCAGATGATATTTCTTTTGCAGCAATTACATTGGAATTCACCTTCAAAGGAAAACCGGCCCATGCGGCAGCTTGCCCATGGAAGGGAGCAAATGCACTGAGTGGAGTTCAGTTAATGTTCCATGCGGTTGATATGATGCGTTTACATTTTAAAGATTACAGCAGAGTACACGGAATTATTACAGAAGGCGGAGTAGCTCATAATACTATAACAGATGAAGCGAAAGCAGTATTTAATATTCGTTCACTGGAATATGATTATATGATGGAAATGGTTGATGCTATTCGTGATTGTGCGAAAGGAGCGGCAATTGCAACCAGGACAGAAGTTGAAGAAAGACAAGTGGATGAAGTTGTCAAAGATGTGCGTAATGATAAGAAACTGGTTCAGTATGTTCGTAAGAACATGGACTTTATTGGTGAAGAGTATATAGAGCGTGACCTGACTCAGGGAATCGGTTCGACTGATGTTGGAAATGTAACCCATGAAATACCGGCAATTCAGTTTTATGTGAAATTGAAAGAGCATGTAGGGACACATACAAAAGAGTTTGCAGTAGCAGCAGGCGGAGAAGAAGGAAAAAGAAATCTGCATGCTTCTGTTCAGCTCTTGGCAATGAGTGCATTGGATGTATTAAGTGAGTAA